The genomic DNA CGCTGACGCTGGACATCGATTACCCGCTGGTCCGGAACGGGGCGCTGCCGACGGTCGTCTTCGTCCCGCACGACCCGAGCTGGCACCCGGACTTCAAGAACGACAACCGCATCCGGCTGGCGATCGAGGTGTTTACTCGGGCTGGGTACGCGGTCGCGACGATCCACTACCGGAGCCCCGGGAAGACGCCGTTCCCGGGGCCGGTTCAGGACGGCAAGGCAGCCGTGCGCTTTCTCCGGGCGAACGCGCCCCGGTACGGGCTGTCGCCGGATCGGATCGGGGTGATGGGAGCCTCGGCTGGCGGGTACGGGGCGGCCATGCTCGGAACGACCGCCCCGGCCGACGGCTTCGACCCGCCCGACGGTCCGGCCGATGTGTCGTGTCGGGTGCAAGCGGTGGCGGTCCTGGCGGCCCCACTCGACCTGACCAAGAAGACGTGGCCGGACCTGGCCGAGAAGATGTACATGAAGCCGTTCCTGGGAGCCGGTTACGACGAGAACCCGGCCGCGTACCGGAAGGCATCGCCGGGGACCTACGCGACGCCGGACGACCCGCCGTTCCTGCTCCTACACTCGCCGTCCGACGGCATCGTCAACATCGGCCAGGCCCGGGCGTTCGCCGACCAGTTGAAGCGGGGCGGGGTCGAGGTCGAATTCATCGAACTCCAGTCCGCCGCGGCGTCCACACACGTTCCCAAAAACCAGGAACTGGAACAGACGCTTCAGCAGGTCGTCCCGTTCTTCGACAAGCACCTGAAGAAGTGATTGGCGGCCGGTGCGGCCGGTCTGTCGATCTGCGGCCGGCGGAAGCGTTCGACAGTCGATAGTTGTCCCTGCCGGCAACCTGTGGAACTCCTCGCCGGAGTATTTTTTGCATTTGTTGCGCTGAAACCCCGGTTTTAGGAACAGCGGGTTTTGCACCTGCCGAGTCAGGGTGCCTTGGGGCATTTTTTGCATTTATTGCGCTGAAACCCCGGTTTTAGGGTCGGCGCATCGCCACAGGTAGTCAGACAGGCCGCTCTGACCCACGCCGCAGTGGCGCTGGGGCGTCAGCAGTGAAAGATGAAGCATTTCGGCAAGACTTTTTGCAACGCCTCCACAGCAGCGTCCGTCACCTTGGTCTCACACAGGGCCAGTGAGGCAAGGTTTTTAAGGTTGGCCAGTTCCTTGAGACCGGCGTCCGTCACCTCCGTTTTGGCCAGGTCGAGGCCGAAGGACGCCTCGGGGGCTGGCAACTTCCCCACGACGCCATCCTTCCATTTGAGGAACCGGAAGGCGGGGATCGCACCTGCTTCGGGCTTCTCAACAAAACTCAGGACGCCGGACGCTTCGACCTTCATCCACCCGACAGTTGCCCCGGCGTCTTTCCACGCCTTGATCACGTTGTCGGGCAATGGCTTGGGCAGGTCTTTCTTGGCGGGCTGTTCGGCGAAGCCGAATTGCCCGGTGACAAGCGCCAACGTGGCAATCAATGCACGCACGACGAGCCTCCGAGTGTGGTTCAAGGCCGCTACACCTCCCGCAGTTGGTCGGAACCCCGGCATTCCCCCCGCGCGGAGTGTCAGAAATGGCTTCACGGGCGTGACTCGCAGATGCGATCCCTTTGCCTTAACCGGCTCGCCAGGTCGCGATCTCATTCCCCGGGGCGCGTCACGTCCAATTGATCGACCGGTTCTTCGAGGTAGTACGTGAACGCGCCGAGCAGTTCACCCCGCTTCGCGCCAGTATGACAATCCAAACACTGCCGCTTGGCGCGGATCGCCCCGAACATCCGAGTCGGCGCCTCCCGAGACCACACCAGGTGTTCGCCACGTCGCACCATATCGAGTGCGCGTTGCTCGAACTCGTCGAGCGGCCGGCGCTCCGCTTGCCGGGCGAGCGCGGGCGTCGGTGTCTCGTCCAGCACGTACACCGACGGTTCGTCGTCGGTCAAGAGGCTGACCAGCTCGACACGGTCAACAATCCGTGACACGACCCGCACGCCACGGCGGTTCATGGAAATCCACATGCGATGCAACCCGAAGCCCGACGCGCTTTCAAACTCCCAAAGCATGCGCTCGTGGATGCCGTACGGCTCGGACCGTATGACGGCGTCAGCGCGTTTGGGAGCCGGTTCGACCGACAGGCACGAGGTCGGCGGCATCGGGTAGGTGGGCTTGGGGTACGGCGGTGGGTCTTTGTCGCTATCTTGTCCCGTCACCACCGCGTCGTAGGTAAGGACGTAATTCCTTTGTTTCTGATAAGCGTGCCGGTGCGGCAGCCGGGCCCGCTCCAGTTCGCGAATGTTGGCGGGTACGTCAGCGAGCACGACCCGCTCATCCAGCCAGTAGGCGCCATCCCTGACGTCCTGCGGCTCGCGGGACGACTCAGTCGACTTGATCGGCTCTTGGGGCCATTCCAATGGTGTGTCGGTTCGCTTGCTCGATTGGCGAATCGAATGAACCATGGAAACGGCTGTTACCGCACCGGCCACGACGAGGACACCCGCGATCACGAAACGCCGAAGTCCGTACATGTGAGCAGCCTCCCGTAAGTTCCGCTCGCCGAGCTTTTACTGAGATTGAGCCCGCACAACCTGTCCCGATCAATGTTCAGTTGGCCTTAGCCGCACCAGCCGCCGGGTGGCAAGCTAACCGCTCGACAACCGCCTGTCAAACATGACATCGAGACCTGCGGGGCGTTCACCGCCGAACGCCTTACTGCTTGCCGTCGGTGTAGTGATAGTGTTCCTGGCTCGCGGAACTGAAACGTCCGACGAACCGTGACCCCGACTGATCAGGTCGCTTGGGCACGAACTCGCCACTTTCGATAGCCCATTCGTACACGCCGATGTCCAACGGGTACAGAGTCAGAACGCCCGTGAGCCTGTGGTAACTGATCCACGATTCGTCGCGTTCGCGCGAGGAGAACACACCCAAAGGGAAGTTGCCGCCACCGTCCATCATTAAGCTCCTGTTCTCGTCTCCTCACGGCCCCGGTTTGGCCGCCTTCACTTCCGCCAACTTCAATAGCGCGTCCAGTCGTACACGAGTCGTTTCCGAGACGTTTGATCGGCCGAGTAGCGATTCCAGGCGTCCGGCATGTTCCGCTACGATGGCCGGTCCCTCGGGCAGTAGCTCCAACAGTCGGACCACGCGGGCCAGCTCGTCTCCCCGCGTCGGGCCGAAATAAAATCCGGTGACGCCCCCCACGAACCTTCCGAACTTGTTCACGTAGCATTGCCGGACCCACGGGGCGCATTCCCGGACCACGAGAACGTCCATCACGTCGAGAATCGGCGGGGATGACGCGCGGTAGCCGATCCGGGGCGGTGGTTCCCACTGCGGCGGGAAGTCGGACTGGGCGTGTGCGGATAGTACGTCCAGTCCCTCCGCGATCCGGCCGCTATTCATGTCCCTCTCCACCTGCGAACGCAACTGCTGCTCGGCTTGCGTCCAGGGCAGGATGGGTAGCCAAATGACCAATGACAATACGGCCAGAGCCCAGACCGCCCGGGTGGGGACGGTCGCTTCCGCTGGTGCGTATGGGACTTGCCAGACCGGCTTTTCGGAGAGGACCGCGTTGAGCCCGCAGAAGAACCAAAAAGGGGCCGAGAAGAGGCCGTAGCAGGCGACAGTCATGGTCGCGCCGCTGACGGCCGATTCACTTTCCGTCTGCCGGACGCCGCCCATGCCGGACAAGACGGGCCAGGGCATCAGGAAGACGGCCGTCAGGGCGGCCGCGTCGGCGACCGTCATGACCAGTACCAGGGCCGAGACGGTCTTCCGGCCGGTCAACACAGAGACGACCCGCACCATCAGCGCCACCCGCCACGCGGCGACCAGCGCCAGCGTCCAGAGGTTGGCCGAGGTGGCACTGCCCGGCGACAGGAACCGTTCGTAGGGGATCGCGTACAACCACGCGAGTGGGGCGGTCATCCAGAAGAGCGTCAGGAACGAGCGGTAGGCGGTGAGGAGTGGCGGCCGCTTTTTGGGCCGAAACAGCAGGCGGCCGCAGGCAACGAGAAATAACACGGACGCCGCTGCGAGGGACGCGCCTACCGGAACGAGCAGGTGCCAGGGCTCGCGCAGTAAGTCTTGCCCGTCGTATTCGCGGGCGAAGCCGGCCGAGAGCACGAACAGCAAGCCGACCCAAACGGCCCGACGGTCCGCGGCCAGATCGAGGATCGCCTGGCGGTCGCCGGTCAGGAAGAGGAAGAGGGTTCGGACGCGCACGGGCGGAGCCTCGGGTTGTTATGCCAGACGCGCTTTCGGATCGCCTGACGGCGGACCGATTGTGCCGGGGAAAAGACCCGCCTGGCGA from Fimbriiglobus ruber includes the following:
- a CDS encoding DUF7710 domain-containing protein encodes the protein MMDGGGNFPLGVFSSRERDESWISYHRLTGVLTLYPLDIGVYEWAIESGEFVPKRPDQSGSRFVGRFSSASQEHYHYTDGKQ
- a CDS encoding alpha/beta hydrolase, which codes for MTAKRVGLTLAGLLLCVGSVGAFWLLLRPRETTGLVYSTPAGGEPLTLDIDYPLVRNGALPTVVFVPHDPSWHPDFKNDNRIRLAIEVFTRAGYAVATIHYRSPGKTPFPGPVQDGKAAVRFLRANAPRYGLSPDRIGVMGASAGGYGAAMLGTTAPADGFDPPDGPADVSCRVQAVAVLAAPLDLTKKTWPDLAEKMYMKPFLGAGYDENPAAYRKASPGTYATPDDPPFLLLHSPSDGIVNIGQARAFADQLKRGGVEVEFIELQSAAASTHVPKNQELEQTLQQVVPFFDKHLKK